Genomic segment of Clostridium sp. Marseille-P299:
AAGGTATTTCGCTGGTACGGAAAGTCGCTCCAGATTATGCTAAGAATATGCAGATAAGCATGGTTATGGATCCACAGCTCGATTTTGATTGTTTCAACTCTGTTTGCATTGATGGAGACGAGTTTGATAAATTAAATATAGTTTCTTCAATTGTAGATTATACCTATGATGGACAAACACTATGTTTTTCTGAAGAATACACGTGGAAATATGAATATCAACGTTTTTTAGCACTACTTGCTCATTTTGGACGCTTTCCAGACGAATTAGTTTCTCCGATTTTAAAACGTTCTGTGGGTATGGTTGTCAAAGATAATATTAAAATTGATGCTCCGTCAGCTCTTCGCTATTTCGATGCTCCGTCAGGACCGTGTATTCCTGGTCAGTTACGACTATTTGTCAATACGTATGGTAAATTTTTTCCTTGCGAACGTGTAAGCGAAACTACGCCTTGTATGTGCATCGGAAGTCTCGAAGAAGGTTTTAACTATGAAAATGCCTCTGCCATATTAAACGTTGGTAAAATCACTGAAAGTGCTTGTAAAAACTGTTGGTGTTTTCGATATTGTACGATATGTGCAAAAAAAGCAGATGATGGTACAGATAAATTGTCTGATATAGTAAAGATATCTAATTGTGACGAAGTTAAAAGAGCTACTATTAATAAGTTGAAGCATTATCTTTTGTTTAAGGAAGTACCATTTTATTATTCTGCTGAAGTTAGGCGTATAAAGAGTTGTGAGGTGAGCAATCAATGAGAATTCCGGTAGCACTATATCCATTCAGTTCCAAACATTTACCAGTTGTAAAATTCTTTAATAAATTACAGAACCGTTATACACTAAGTGAATTAATTTCATTTCCTGGCAATGGACTTGTTGGGAAAGATGCAGGTTATTCGCGTGCACATCCTGATGTAGGATTAACTGTAACAGATGCGTTATTTTCAGAGCGTTCCGCGTGGGACATGTTGGTTTTCGCAGATGTGACGAGTGCACAATATGAATACGCCGTAAACATTGAGGATATTTTCGAACGTTTGTTGCAAGCGGATAAGATTCTTCACTATTTTAGCAGTTATACAAATGCTCCACAGAGAGTGCAGTTGCTTTCAGAAATCTATTCGAAAAAGGTTAAGTTTAGCGAGGAAACTATTCTAGAGGCTTCCAAGTATGGAATAAGTGAAAACGAATTCTCGTACCTTGATAAACCAGTTGTGCTGGTTGGCGGGCTTTTTGAGGAAGCAGATGTTTTTGAAGTTTTGTTGGGGTTGGTGGATAAACTTCGTGACGAGGGTCTCACTGTGACTACAGTTACAAAGAATTCCATCGGAAGAATGTTTGGGTTTCATACATTATCTCATATTATTGGGAGATGTGATCTTAGCGAAGCACAAAAAGTACACGAAATTAACCGATTTATTAAAGCTCTCGAATTGATTGAAAGACCGGATGTTGTTTTGCTCGAGGCTCCGGATGCTTTAAAGCGTTTTAATGATTATGCTCCTAATGGGTTTGGAATTCGTACATATATGCTATGTCAAGCGATAAATCCTGATTACTTGGTGTGTTGTGTGCCATGTGATCTAGCGATTGGTGAATTGGTTGATAGGCTGAGTGCTGACTTTTCGAATAAGTTCGGGTCTTCAATCCATGCAGTTCATGTCAGTAATGTGGTGATAGATTCTATGAATGTTATGCAAGAGTATGCGCTCTCTCATGTTCATGTAGATTTGCAAACTGTACAAAAGCAAATTAATAGCCAAAGAGCAATCTCGAAGATTCCGCTCTTTGATGTTGTGGGGCAAGGTGTAGATGATTTATACACCCATATGCGATCCTTCTTACTGTCTTAAATGGAAAGGGAATAGGTGATTATTATTGTGGAGTTGAATGATGTTATCCATTATAAGATAGTTGATGTCTTACTACATAGGTTTAATATTCCAGAGACATTACTCATACCAGAGCTTTGGGATGAACCACTAACCGGAAGTATTTTTCAATTTTCGGGTGTTGATTTTGTGTATCTTTTTTTTGAGTTAGAAAAAGCATTTGATATTAGAATATCTAATACGTTTCTTAAGGAATATGGATTTTCCACTGTGAATAAAATTGCATATGCAATTGGTGTACAAAGTGTTATTTAATTTAGTATTTATTTTGATATATTATTTATTCTGCAAGTCAAGTACAATGGGGATTCATAATTTATTGAGAGGAGGTGAAGTACAATGAAAAATTTACGTAAAAGAGGTATTGTTGCAGATTCAGTTGAGGCGTATGTATGTATGTGTGCATATGCAGCTTGTTCCTGCACTTGTGCTTGTGTGTGTGTGTGTCAAGTTGGTAATCCGACAGCTACTGATAATCAGAATGACATCACTGGTGCGTATAACCCCGTTACTAACTACACAGGTGGCGATTCAGCTAACGGAAGATAAAGCTTTGTCTTAATGTTATGTTGGTGTAACTACGACTAATTGAATCTAGCGAATCAGGTTTCTCCATTACATTGAACTTGGTGACCTCGTCTCACCTATAGGTGAGACCAGGATTATATTAAGAAGAAATTCTGAAATTTATAACTTTTAAGCGGTTAATGAAAGTAAAGAATCAGAGGAGTGCTAACATGAAATTGAATGTGCTTTTTCGCTCAACAATTCGACAGCCGGTACGTTCGGTTCTTTTATTTTTG
This window contains:
- a CDS encoding radical SAM protein — protein: MSLYIKLFSTPNGKYIFDVNSNMMLPILESSFEYLQKLLSEEIQDDVCLPDELRELKENGYISSDSKVKEIKHSYTDFLPTFLERKLSKITLQLTQNCNFRCKYCIYSDTRNLGQRTHSPQIMEWETAKCAIDFIWEHAVDSNSVNIGLYGGEPLLEFHLLKQIVEYSEERFRGKALTFNMTSNGTLLNEDIILFLEKHNISLMISLDGPREVNDLNRVFADGRGSYDAVTKGISLVRKVAPDYAKNMQISMVMDPQLDFDCFNSVCIDGDEFDKLNIVSSIVDYTYDGQTLCFSEEYTWKYEYQRFLALLAHFGRFPDELVSPILKRSVGMVVKDNIKIDAPSALRYFDAPSGPCIPGQLRLFVNTYGKFFPCERVSETTPCMCIGSLEEGFNYENASAILNVGKITESACKNCWCFRYCTICAKKADDGTDKLSDIVKISNCDEVKRATINKLKHYLLFKEVPFYYSAEVRRIKSCEVSNQ